The Malus domestica chromosome 10, GDT2T_hap1 nucleotide sequence CACAACGGGGCCGCAGCGGACGACAAGAGAACTGAGTGTTTCATGTGCTTCAGAAGATATATAGGAAAAACAAATTATCGAtgtgatattaatttttatattctgATGTCAATTATATTCTCAATGAAATCAAATTaaagtattttcatactttaTTTTTCTTGAATTAGTTTTACTTGCTTCCCAAAATTTGAACATGAGAAttgctattaacactttaaaaatctcatttgacattcaaaagtttttatatttataaagaaaaatttACTTGCGAAGTGCGtacaatgagatttttgaagtgtcgataacaatttcattaaactaatctaaattATTGAGACGAAAATTCAAATGCGCATGTGTAAGTAGGAGCTTGTTCGCTGAAATCAATGTGACTACGTCCATTACTCCAATTGATGACCACATGCTCATATAGTGGGTGACTGTTGACTCTTTAAATGGACCTTTTCGCAAAGAGATTCTTGTGTTCGTACACTCACATACCGCATCAGACATAAGGagttaaattgaataaatcaagacAAAAAAATTAGTCTATTTAGCATTACTCAGTCCAAAATACTACAAAGTGAGTGTATGGTAAGATGTCAAGTGATTTGGCCATCCGCACTCAAATGACAAGTCGTATGAGGGAAAAACGACTAGCCGTATAATCCTCGACTGACAATTGCACAGTACACATCGAGTGAGGATTCTCGCTGAatctttttgtgaggatttcaGGTATACTTTAAttatatccgttcatcgtacattgtgcggtcagtttttattaaatactatttatattcaattttaaataaaaaatttacaataatttctgaccatacgatatacgatgaatggatGTTATTGGAGGATCAGGATCCTCACATAATCCTCCTGGGTACACAACATCATCATCGTCTTGGCGATGAGGCGATGACTCATCCATCCTTCAAGCTTCTGCCTTTCGGGGGATAAATCTCTCTGATCCAAAAACCCCACACTCCCTCACTTCTCCTCCCGCCATGGCCATGTCCACaacctcctcctctctctccactctctcttccctctctctccacCCCTATCCCCGCCTCTCCCTCCTCCCATTCACCGCCGCAGCCACCCCCGCAaccaaacccagaaaacccatttccctcttcctctcctCTTCCCGACCCACCACCGTTATCTTCAATGCCGCCGCGTCCGACGTCGAGACCTCCTTCTTTGACAACGAGGACCCCGAATTCGACGGCGTGTTCGAGCCCCCGGAGGCCCCCGAAGACTTCGTCCCCCCGCCTTCCTTCGATGAGGATTCGACCGAGACCGAGGACGAAATCGCCGCCGCGTACGAGGAGCTGTACGGCCCTGCGTACAGCGGCGTGACCTTGCTGGGGAACGACATTTACGTGATGGACTCGAAGGTGAAAAAGCTTGGGGCTTTTGGGAAGCTGAAGAAGGAGAAGATTAGAGATGGGTTCGAGGAGAGGGTGGTGCAGGTGAGGAGGGTGACGAAGGTGGTGAAAGGAGGGAAGCAGCTACATTTTCGGGCGATTGTGGTGGTTGGCGACAAGCAGGGCAATGTGGGTGTCGGCGTCGGGAAGGCCAAGGAGGTTATCGGGGCGGTGCAGAAGTCTGCGGTGAATGCTAGAAGGAACATTATCAGTGTGCCCATGACCAAGTACCTGACTTTTCCTCACAGGTATTGCCATTtcgatttatttttgtttgaattgTGCTTGAATTGTTTGTGTTTGATCTTTTGGTTGTGTGGGAAATACTGCATTTTATGTGGAATTGAATGTCATTGCATTTCGGGCTATATTTGGCTATCTGCGTATTTGTGGTCAATTCTGCATTTCAGTTGGGTTTATTTCAATGACATTGTGTCAGAATTGTGTGAAAAATGATACTTTTGGTCATTTGATGGTGTGGAAAGTTCTGCATATAGGAATTCATAGGAACTGAAATCGAATGTAACTGCAAATTCTTAGAATTGAGTATAGACTGCATATCAGTGTGAGAAATATTTGAGACAGGATGGTGATTGGTTAAACTTGGAGTCTGAGGTCTGAGACAATATGGGGAGTTGAAATTGGTTGTGTATGTGGTTTGATCACATTGCATGCTCGCTGAACTTGAAGTAGTATGTATTCTCCGAGTCTTATGGTTGATATTTGGTGAGTCACTTAAGCGTCATTTACACTTGAAGTAGTCTGTTCACCATACATTTTCTTGTGGAAGTGTCTTCTAATATTGACAAGCACAATTTGGGATGGATGAAGTACATATTTATCAATAAGCAGTGAATCAGTAGGTTGTTGCAGTTATATGGGAAGGACCATACACGTACAGTGTCTCGTGCTTGAGAGCATTGACGTGTAGCCTAGGAAGTGATTTGATAAATGACACCAGAAGGTGTAAACCATGTAATGAAATTATGTGGATTCTCATTCGATCTGACAGATTGGTCTTCTGGTGCAAACAATACACGATTTTAAATGGGTTCATAAGAATTGAAAAGTTTAGTTAAATATGACATTGCACTATTAAACTTTTGATTAAGTGTAATCTTTAATTATTcgggaattggaaattcattTTCACGAGTATCGAAGTAGGTTTCATTGTGAGGTTAATTTAGACTACTAGCAATATTGTCATTATACTGGGCGAGTCCGAATTAAATGTGCATAACTTTGTTCAATTCAAACAGAAGTTGATCTATTGTTTTTGAGAGCAAGGATAATATATATTGTTTGGTTTGTGTGGTTCCGAGAAGAAGCATTATATGATTCAGCCCAAAAGGGTTTCGCTCATCTTTTTTTTGGTCTTAACAAGATAAGTAAGCTCTCTCCGGTTGAGAGAAACAAACTATAATGAGCCTTGTGTGATTGTTGATGGAACACGTTAGGGAGCGAAAGGTTTCATTCTTTTCTTTGATAGGGACTGTTTATATTCTTATCATGGTCCCAAAATTGAATGCAGTTATTGACGATCGGACATAAGCGATTGCCTTCCTATTCTTCTATATATTGCATCTCCTATTTTGTTGACTCTAATAAATCGCAGATCTGAGGGAGATTACGGAGCAGCAAAGGTGATGCTCAGGCCTGCTTCTCCTGGTACTGGAGTTATTGCCGGAGGGTCTGTGAGAATAGTTCTCGAAATGGCAGGTGTCGAAAATGCTCTTGGGAAGCAACTTGGAAGTAAGAATGCTCTCAACAATGCTAGAGCCACTGTGGTTGCAGTACAGAAAATGAGGCAGTTCCGTGATGTCGCTCGTGAGCGTGGTATCCCGATGGAAGAGCTTTGGAAGTGATTGAACAGAACTGAGCAAAAGCACTTATTCTGCATTGTAGATTTTATTACATCAAAATTCTTGTAGTGCAGGCCTCTTGTGTCGTAAACTTATAAGAGccccctttttttttcgttttcaatGAAGCTTTCGATGTCTCTAAACTTGGTGTAGGCTTATCATGTTTCCGGAGAATCTCCGATACTACATTGCATTCAATGTGAAATGAACGGGTGAGATTAAAGAAATTGATAATTAAACCTTCGTATAGAGATGCGGCTAGAGAAAGATTCATACCCCTAAGCTTGCATATTATTAACGTGTCGTTAAATGTGGCGAATtgcttaaaaataaattttatgatGGTTTTTGTAGAAATTTCTAAAATTGATTAAATACCTTTGACTACTGTTTTTCGGTAGAGGTGTTAGTGGGTTAAATTGTTAGTTTTTAAGAGAATAGGAACCGGGTTGGGGAGTCTATCCCGCAGTAGGATATATGGGCATGATTTCCTTCCACTACTGAGGTAAGTCGTCATCTAAAAGAAATTTAACATGACATTAACATGGTAGCGCCACTTAGCGATCCGTTACTTTGATTGCCCCTCCAAATTACTTGTTCGGTGAgaccaaaaaaaagaaatttgggGTCCGAACATTAGACCCCGTCAGCAATATGACACCACACCCAAGAAACCAACCGTGCCCACCCAAACCACCACCACCCCCTCCCCGCCCCAATTTCTAGGCCCCCAAACTCCTCTGGTCTCACTACTCTCCCTTTGGTCGGGGCAGCGCTGCATCCTATTCAGGGTCAAATTTTGCCAACCTAAGCCAATCCGTTGCTAAAtgaatcataaaataaaaagactGGAACACGATGCCAAAACTAAAGCAATAAAATCGACATCTTCCACCACCAAACATTGAGAGGCGTTCAGTGGTGCCAAACTTAGTTACTCACAATTATGAGAGTGGTCGTTTCCTGTTGAGCCCACGGAGTAGGCTTATTCTGTGGGCTCAACACTTGGAAAAATAACTCggtgaacctttttttttctaaaacaaaggaaaggaaaTCGATATCTTATGGTAAAAACTCGTAAAATTGTAACACCACGTGGCAATCTACATAAATTTCTCCAAGAAAGCCACCAGAAAGATCAACCGACTGTGAAATCCCACTACATATTCGTTGCCTTTATGCCTCACATAGTCTATTCCTTTCCTTGCACAAAGATAATGATGACACAAATGGAGAAGCAACGCTAGGCATCTATTAATcttaaaagaataaaaacataAAGTAAAGGGAAGGCATCCTGATCGGAATAAACGAAAGCCAATGCTGGAGGACGGTATATATACCGACCTCTAGACATTGTGATCCCAACACCATCAGAGAGATGAAGTTCTTGTTTCAGCTCCCGTGTTGCTCGTGTTTCTGCttcatcaagcccaaaagcAGCAAGCACAAGGAGGAGGAGGCCAAGACTGACTGAAAGATGCAACTCCTCTCGTCGATATCGCTCGTGAAACAGTGCAGAACTCTTCAGCAACCTGCTTGCTGTTTTGACAACCTTGTTGTTGTCTTCTCATGCCTCTCGAAATGATTGTATCACAACTGTAATTGTCTTTGAATGAAGTATAAGATGCCCTTTTAAAGGGATTTCTCCTCGTTTTTCACAACGCCTTCTCTGTTCTCCTTTTGATCATTTGGCGCTAAGCCCATCTCACGGATTTGATGTTCAACAGAAACCAAACCAGTCTGCGCAAGAAACCTGCAGCATAAAATCAATCCACAATTCAACAAGGATCCATGAAATAATAAATTCTA carries:
- the LOC103446395 gene encoding small ribosomal subunit protein uS5c-like, which translates into the protein MAMSTTSSSLSTLSSLSLHPYPRLSLLPFTAAATPATKPRKPISLFLSSSRPTTVIFNAAASDVETSFFDNEDPEFDGVFEPPEAPEDFVPPPSFDEDSTETEDEIAAAYEELYGPAYSGVTLLGNDIYVMDSKVKKLGAFGKLKKEKIRDGFEERVVQVRRVTKVVKGGKQLHFRAIVVVGDKQGNVGVGVGKAKEVIGAVQKSAVNARRNIISVPMTKYLTFPHRSEGDYGAAKVMLRPASPGTGVIAGGSVRIVLEMAGVENALGKQLGSKNALNNARATVVAVQKMRQFRDVARERGIPMEELWK